A section of the Bacillota bacterium genome encodes:
- a CDS encoding transketolase: protein MLQTTLDVDLLRRRAQTLRRDVIRMLEEAGSGHPGGSLSAADLVAALYFGVLRHDPERPDWPDRDRFILSKGHAVPVLYAALAEAGYFPREELGTLRRIDSRLQGHPSHRDLPAVEASTGSLGQGLSIGLGMALAGRLDGRDYRVFVLLGDGELQEGQVWEAALSAPRWQLENLVAIVDSNGLQLDGPVGEILPLEPLAEKWRQFGWDVVEIDGHDMAQVLRALLWAARRGSAGAEERGRAAPDGRLPLPERRAGRPAAVVARTVKGKGVSFMEGNNDFHGRAPTHEEAARALAELGGEA from the coding sequence CTGCTTCAGACCACGTTGGACGTCGACCTCCTGCGCCGCCGCGCGCAGACGCTCCGCCGGGACGTCATCCGCATGTTGGAGGAAGCGGGCTCCGGCCATCCCGGGGGTTCGCTCTCGGCCGCCGACCTCGTGGCCGCGCTCTACTTCGGCGTCCTGCGCCACGATCCCGAACGGCCCGACTGGCCCGACCGGGACCGCTTCATCCTCTCCAAGGGCCACGCCGTCCCCGTCCTCTACGCAGCGCTGGCCGAGGCCGGCTACTTCCCGCGCGAGGAGCTGGGGACGCTCCGCCGCATCGACAGCCGTCTGCAGGGCCATCCCTCGCACCGCGACCTGCCCGCCGTGGAAGCCTCCACCGGCTCGCTGGGCCAGGGGCTCTCCATCGGCCTGGGCATGGCGCTGGCGGGGCGGCTGGACGGCCGTGACTACCGCGTCTTCGTCCTGCTGGGTGACGGCGAGCTCCAGGAGGGGCAGGTCTGGGAGGCCGCCCTCTCGGCGCCGCGCTGGCAGCTGGAGAACCTGGTGGCCATCGTCGACTCCAACGGGCTTCAGCTGGACGGGCCGGTGGGCGAGATCCTGCCGCTCGAACCGCTGGCCGAGAAGTGGCGCCAGTTCGGCTGGGACGTGGTCGAGATCGACGGCCACGACATGGCCCAGGTGCTGCGCGCGCTCCTCTGGGCGGCGCGCCGCGGCTCCGCCGGGGCGGAGGAGCGGGGCCGGGCCGCCCCGGACGGGCGCCTCCCGCTGCCCGAGCGGCGTGCCGGCCGGCCGGCGGCGGTGGTGGCGCGGACGGTAAAGGGGAAGGGCGTCTCCTTCATGGAGGGGAACAACGACTTCCACGGCCGCGCGCCCACGCACGAAGAGGCGGCGCGCGCCCTGGCCGAGCTGGGGGGTGAGGCCTGA
- a CDS encoding transketolase family protein: protein MALALGPATREAYGEVLVELGREMPELVVLDADLAKSTYTKKFAEAFPERFFDMGIQEANMVGAAAGLALSGKVPFVSSFATFVMSKAFDQLRLAVAYSGANVKIVGSHGGISIGEDGVSQMSIEDVALAQVLPGFTVLVPADAEATRQAVRAAARHPGPVFIRVGRPKAPVVYERPFEFRIGRAQLLREGRDVTLVADGLLVAAALEAAERLAGEGIACRVLDMASVKPLDRQALVHAARETGALVVAEEHQIFGGLGSSVALALAEEEPVPVEFVAIRDTFAESGKPEELLRKYGLTAEAVAEAARRVLARKRARPAARA, encoded by the coding sequence ATGGCGCTGGCGCTGGGCCCGGCCACGCGCGAGGCCTACGGCGAGGTGCTGGTCGAGCTGGGCCGGGAGATGCCCGAGCTGGTGGTGCTGGACGCCGACCTGGCCAAGTCGACCTACACGAAAAAGTTCGCCGAGGCCTTCCCCGAGCGCTTCTTCGACATGGGCATCCAGGAGGCCAACATGGTCGGGGCCGCCGCCGGTCTGGCGCTCTCCGGCAAGGTGCCCTTCGTCTCCAGCTTCGCCACCTTCGTCATGTCCAAGGCCTTCGACCAGCTGCGCCTGGCCGTGGCCTACAGCGGCGCCAACGTCAAGATCGTCGGCAGCCACGGCGGCATCTCCATCGGCGAGGACGGCGTCTCGCAGATGTCCATCGAGGACGTGGCCCTGGCCCAGGTGCTGCCCGGCTTCACCGTCCTCGTCCCGGCCGACGCCGAGGCGACGCGCCAGGCGGTACGAGCCGCGGCCCGCCATCCCGGCCCCGTCTTCATCCGGGTGGGCCGCCCCAAGGCGCCGGTCGTCTACGAGCGCCCCTTCGAATTCCGCATCGGGCGCGCCCAGCTCCTGCGCGAGGGCCGCGACGTCACCCTGGTGGCCGACGGCCTGCTGGTGGCCGCCGCCCTGGAGGCGGCCGAGCGCCTGGCCGGGGAGGGCATCGCCTGCCGCGTGCTGGACATGGCCTCGGTCAAGCCGCTCGACCGGCAGGCGCTGGTCCATGCCGCCCGCGAGACGGGGGCGCTGGTGGTGGCCGAGGAGCACCAGATCTTCGGCGGCCTGGGCTCCAGCGTCGCCCTGGCGCTGGCCGAGGAGGAGCCGGTGCCCGTGGAGTTCGTCGCCATCCGCGACACCTTCGCCGAGTCGGGCAAGCCGGAGGAGCTCCTCAGGAAGTACGGCCTGACCGCGGAGGCCGTGGCCGAGGCCGCGCGGCGGGTGCTGGCGCGCAAGCGGGCGCGCCCCGCCGCCCGGGCGTGA